One part of the Roseomonas gilardii genome encodes these proteins:
- a CDS encoding CinA family protein codes for MQDLLPRATQLGALLKQRGETVSVAESSAGGLVSAALLAVPGASAYFMGGAVVYTRQARDALLSITEKEMAGLRPATEPYAMLLANTIRQRFATHWGIAETGAAGPGGNRYGDPAGHACIAVAGPVALSRRLETGRQDRPDNMRAFAAVLLDLLTEAMESGDGMSARA; via the coding sequence ATGCAGGACCTGTTGCCCAGGGCCACGCAGCTCGGCGCGTTGCTCAAGCAGCGCGGAGAAACCGTCTCCGTGGCCGAATCCTCCGCCGGCGGGCTGGTGTCGGCGGCCCTGCTCGCCGTTCCGGGGGCCAGCGCCTACTTCATGGGGGGCGCGGTGGTGTACACGCGGCAGGCCCGCGATGCTCTTCTCTCCATCACGGAGAAGGAGATGGCCGGCCTTCGTCCCGCCACCGAGCCCTATGCGATGCTGCTCGCCAACACCATCCGGCAACGTTTCGCCACGCATTGGGGCATTGCCGAAACCGGCGCGGCCGGCCCCGGTGGCAACCGCTATGGCGATCCCGCCGGCCATGCCTGCATCGCCGTCGCCGGTCCGGTGGCCCTGTCGAGAAGGCTGGAAACCGGGCGCCAGGACCGCCCGGACAACATGCGGGCCTTCGCCGCCGTCTTGCTGGACCTTCTCACCGAAGCGATGGAAAGCGGAGACGGCATGTCGGCCCGGGCCTGA
- a CDS encoding sulfite oxidase heme-binding subunit YedZ, with translation MSSDLSPGPTRPRRPRAGAVRPEGTRAEAGHPDARTAARNPARPGPWPWLDRGGRVSPFKTVVFLATLLPGLIAGLRWSTGTLGAEPYMEATHQTGLWAIRFLLISLAVTPLRYLVDWPKVVVLRRMLGLAALAYALAHLMLYVIDQRFDLIHVAGEILKRTYLTIGFAAVLGLCVLGWTSTDGAIRRMGRNWKRLHRLVFPIAALGALHFFMQSKVDVSEAVLMAGFLLWLIFWRLLPATRRTGFLPLLALVPLAALGTALIEYGWYALATRVPAALILRANLALGYGPRPAQWVALAALASAFLPLLSRRLRPA, from the coding sequence ATGTCCTCCGACCTTTCTCCCGGCCCCACCCGCCCCCGCCGGCCGCGTGCGGGGGCCGTCCGTCCGGAGGGCACCCGCGCCGAAGCGGGCCACCCGGATGCGCGGACGGCTGCCCGGAACCCGGCCCGCCCGGGACCGTGGCCCTGGCTGGACCGGGGCGGCCGCGTCTCGCCCTTCAAGACCGTCGTCTTCCTGGCCACGCTGTTGCCCGGCCTGATCGCCGGACTGCGCTGGAGCACGGGCACGCTCGGCGCCGAGCCCTATATGGAGGCGACGCACCAGACCGGGCTCTGGGCCATCCGCTTCCTGCTGATCTCCCTGGCGGTCACGCCGCTGCGTTACCTGGTCGACTGGCCGAAGGTCGTGGTGCTGCGGCGGATGCTGGGCCTCGCCGCCCTGGCCTATGCCCTGGCTCATCTGATGCTCTACGTGATCGACCAGCGCTTCGACCTGATCCACGTCGCCGGCGAGATCCTGAAGCGCACCTACCTCACCATCGGCTTCGCGGCGGTGCTCGGCCTCTGCGTCCTGGGCTGGACCTCCACCGACGGCGCGATCCGCCGCATGGGCCGCAACTGGAAGCGCCTGCACCGGCTGGTTTTCCCGATCGCCGCCCTGGGCGCGCTGCACTTCTTCATGCAGTCGAAGGTCGATGTCTCCGAGGCCGTGCTGATGGCGGGCTTCCTGCTCTGGCTGATCTTCTGGCGCCTGCTTCCTGCCACGCGGCGGACGGGTTTCCTGCCCCTGCTCGCCCTCGTGCCTCTCGCCGCCCTCGGCACCGCCCTGATCGAGTACGGCTGGTACGCCCTGGCCACCCGCGTCCCCGCTGCGCTGATCCTGCGGGCCAACCTGGCCCTCGGCTATGGCCCGCGTCCCGCCCAGTGGGTGGCCCTGGCGGCGCTGGCGAGCGCCTTCCTGCCGCTCCTCTCCCGGCGCCTCCGCCCGGCCTGA
- a CDS encoding endonuclease III domain-containing protein, which translates to MPLAAPIAADATPKEPFDFDEAFRRLRRAVAGVPKAAMFELRDRGYGSLFEQLVASLISARTRDETTIPVCLRLFAVARSPEALAALEEPELVRLLHGATFPEPKARDLIALSRRIVEELGGTVPDTAEGLMAFRGVGPKIASLALGVALAQPHIAVDIHVHRVTNRWGIVATGTPDRTQAALAAILPRRYWVEINERLVPFGKHVCTGERPRCSACLLLSMCQQVGVTAHR; encoded by the coding sequence ATGCCCCTCGCAGCCCCGATCGCGGCGGACGCCACGCCCAAGGAACCCTTCGACTTCGACGAGGCCTTCCGGCGCCTGCGACGGGCCGTTGCCGGGGTGCCGAAGGCAGCGATGTTCGAGCTGCGGGATCGGGGCTATGGCAGCCTGTTCGAGCAACTGGTGGCGAGCCTTATCTCCGCCCGCACCCGCGACGAGACCACGATCCCGGTCTGCCTCCGGCTTTTCGCCGTGGCGCGCAGCCCGGAGGCGCTGGCGGCGCTGGAGGAGCCGGAACTCGTGCGGCTCCTGCACGGCGCCACCTTTCCCGAACCGAAGGCGCGCGACCTGATCGCCCTCTCCCGGCGGATCGTGGAGGAGCTCGGCGGCACCGTTCCCGACACGGCCGAGGGGCTGATGGCCTTTCGCGGCGTGGGGCCGAAGATCGCCTCCCTCGCGCTCGGCGTGGCGCTGGCGCAACCGCACATCGCCGTGGACATCCATGTCCATCGCGTGACCAACCGCTGGGGCATCGTCGCGACCGGCACGCCGGACCGGACGCAGGCTGCCCTCGCGGCGATCCTGCCCCGTCGTTACTGGGTCGAGATCAACGAGCGCCTCGTGCCCTTCGGCAAGCATGTCTGCACCGGCGAGCGGCCTCGCTGCTCGGCCTGCCTGCTGTTGAGCATGTGCCAACAGGTCGGGGTGACGGCCCACCGCTGA
- a CDS encoding Trm112 family protein — MNDTKTSAPVDPRLLEILVCPVTKGPLRYDRERGELISDKAGLAYPIRDGIPIMLPDEARRLEG, encoded by the coding sequence ATGAACGACACCAAGACATCCGCCCCGGTCGATCCCCGCCTGCTGGAGATCCTGGTTTGCCCCGTGACCAAGGGCCCGCTGCGCTATGACCGCGAGCGCGGCGAGCTGATCAGCGACAAGGCCGGGCTGGCCTATCCGATCCGCGACGGCATTCCGATCATGCTGCCGGACGAGGCGCGCCGGCTCGAAGGTTGA
- a CDS encoding LON peptidase substrate-binding domain-containing protein, which yields MPVFHPRPDSLPEEIAVFPLTGALLLPQGRLPLNIFEPRYLAMVQDSLGHGRLFGMIQPDPAAAKASPSALYGTGCLGRVSSFSETEDGRLLITLTGLLRFRVRQELPLHPGGYRRVRADYHPWLADLDSGGAEPPIDRPALMSALRPYFQARRIEANWEAIEKLPDPMLVTTLAMVCPFDPREKQALLEAPTPEDRARTLVTLLQMDALGGPDASPSGKPS from the coding sequence GTGCCCGTCTTCCATCCCAGGCCCGACAGCCTGCCGGAAGAGATCGCGGTCTTCCCGCTCACGGGCGCGCTGCTGCTGCCGCAAGGCCGGCTGCCGCTGAACATCTTCGAGCCCCGCTACCTCGCCATGGTGCAGGACAGCCTGGGCCATGGCCGGCTCTTCGGCATGATCCAGCCCGACCCCGCTGCGGCGAAGGCCAGCCCGTCCGCCCTCTATGGCACGGGCTGCCTGGGCCGCGTCTCCTCCTTCTCCGAGACGGAGGACGGGCGCCTGCTGATCACCCTCACCGGCCTCCTCCGCTTCCGGGTGCGGCAGGAACTGCCCCTGCATCCGGGCGGCTACCGGCGGGTCCGGGCGGATTACCACCCCTGGCTCGCCGATCTGGACAGCGGCGGCGCGGAGCCCCCGATCGACCGCCCGGCGCTGATGTCGGCTCTGCGCCCCTATTTCCAGGCGCGGCGGATCGAGGCGAACTGGGAAGCGATCGAGAAACTGCCCGATCCGATGCTGGTCACGACCCTGGCCATGGTCTGCCCCTTCGATCCGCGCGAGAAGCAGGCGCTGCTGGAGGCGCCGACCCCGGAAGACCGGGCGAGGACGCTGGTGACCCTGTTGCAGATGGATGCCCTCGGCGGGCCGGACGCGTCGCCGTCCGGCAAGCCGAGCTGA
- a CDS encoding nucleotide exchange factor GrpE — MNNSNWKHPSEADRPGPTHPEDDIAIPVHEAPGQAAGDASEAFAPQPESERVAALEEELAALRDKWMRAEAEAQNTRNRQRKELEDARNFAIQKFATDVAEAADNLRRGLDALPQPEPGEPELLGKLRGGFEGVERSFLAMLERHGVQRVEAAGQPFDPALHQAMAEQPAPPGVEPGTVIQAWTPAWTLNGRLLRPAMVVVAGKPG; from the coding sequence ATGAACAATTCGAACTGGAAGCACCCCTCCGAGGCTGACCGGCCGGGCCCGACGCACCCCGAGGACGACATCGCCATCCCCGTCCATGAGGCGCCGGGCCAAGCGGCCGGCGACGCTTCGGAGGCCTTCGCGCCGCAGCCCGAATCGGAGCGCGTCGCGGCGCTGGAGGAAGAGCTCGCCGCCTTGCGCGACAAGTGGATGCGGGCGGAGGCCGAGGCCCAGAACACCCGCAACCGCCAGCGCAAGGAGCTGGAGGATGCCCGCAACTTCGCCATCCAGAAATTCGCCACCGACGTCGCCGAGGCCGCCGACAACCTGCGCCGGGGCCTCGATGCCCTGCCGCAGCCCGAGCCGGGCGAGCCTGAGTTGCTGGGCAAGCTGCGCGGCGGCTTCGAGGGCGTGGAGCGGTCCTTCCTCGCCATGCTGGAGCGCCATGGCGTGCAGCGGGTGGAGGCGGCCGGCCAGCCCTTCGACCCGGCGCTGCACCAGGCGATGGCCGAGCAGCCCGCCCCGCCGGGCGTGGAGCCGGGTACGGTGATCCAGGCCTGGACCCCTGCCTGGACGCTGAACGGCCGCCTGCTCCGCCCCGCCATGGTCGTGGTCGCGGGCAAGCCGGGCTGA
- a CDS encoding tetratricopeptide repeat protein, protein MDTILDPNRPAAGGGDADIIRDSDQNSFMQDVVEASRQTPILVDFWATWCGPCKQLTPTLEKVIRAAGGRVKLVKIDIDQNQALVRQLAQMGLPLQSVPTVVAFWKGQIADLFQGALPESEVKRFVEALLKMAGGQMPTADLLGEAKAAAEEGDHAGALQLFGELVQAEPENPEAYAGLVRALMALGEEDQAEAVLGQIPAKIASHAEIASVRSALELSRQGREARARLAEFEQRVAADPDDHAARIDLAVALNAAGEKAAAVDALIDSIRRDREWNEQAARKQLLKFLEAWGFADPASVAARRKLSTLLFS, encoded by the coding sequence ATGGATACCATCCTGGACCCGAACCGCCCCGCCGCGGGCGGCGGCGACGCCGACATCATCCGCGACAGCGACCAGAACAGCTTCATGCAGGACGTGGTGGAGGCCTCGCGCCAGACCCCCATCCTGGTGGATTTCTGGGCAACCTGGTGCGGCCCGTGCAAGCAGCTCACGCCCACGCTGGAGAAGGTCATCCGCGCCGCCGGCGGCCGGGTGAAGCTGGTCAAGATCGATATCGACCAGAACCAGGCCCTGGTCCGGCAGCTCGCCCAGATGGGCCTGCCGCTGCAGTCGGTGCCGACGGTCGTGGCCTTCTGGAAAGGCCAGATCGCCGACCTCTTCCAGGGCGCGCTGCCGGAAAGCGAGGTCAAGCGCTTCGTCGAGGCGCTGCTGAAGATGGCCGGCGGCCAGATGCCCACGGCCGACCTGCTGGGCGAGGCCAAGGCCGCCGCCGAGGAAGGCGACCATGCCGGCGCCCTGCAGCTCTTCGGCGAGCTGGTGCAGGCGGAGCCCGAGAATCCGGAAGCCTATGCCGGGCTCGTGCGCGCCCTCATGGCCCTGGGCGAGGAAGACCAGGCCGAGGCCGTGCTAGGCCAGATCCCGGCCAAGATCGCCAGCCATGCGGAGATCGCCTCGGTCCGCTCCGCCCTGGAGCTGTCGCGGCAGGGCCGCGAGGCCCGCGCCCGTCTGGCGGAGTTCGAGCAGCGCGTGGCCGCCGATCCGGACGACCATGCCGCCCGGATCGACCTCGCCGTGGCGCTGAACGCCGCCGGGGAGAAGGCCGCCGCCGTGGACGCGCTGATCGATTCGATCCGGCGGGACCGCGAATGGAACGAGCAGGCCGCCCGCAAGCAGCTGCTGAAGTTCCTGGAAGCCTGGGGCTTCGCCGACCCGGCCTCGGTCGCGGCGCGGCGCAAGCTCTCGACCCTGCTGTTCAGCTGA
- a CDS encoding gamma-butyrobetaine hydroxylase-like domain-containing protein → MSAAPLVPTELRLRRAERRLEVAWPDGVRHSLPAEYLRAESPSAEVQGHGPGQKKLVSGRRHVGIMALEPVGHYAVRILFDDLHDTGIYSWTVLRRMGEEQEAWWPAYEAELASKGLSRDPSARPDRAEAGGACKTNGCG, encoded by the coding sequence TTGAGCGCCGCGCCCCTGGTGCCGACGGAGCTGCGCCTCCGCCGGGCCGAACGGCGGCTGGAGGTCGCCTGGCCGGACGGGGTGCGCCACAGCCTGCCGGCCGAGTACCTGCGGGCGGAAAGCCCCTCCGCCGAGGTGCAGGGCCACGGTCCTGGCCAGAAGAAGCTGGTTTCCGGCCGCCGCCATGTCGGCATCATGGCCCTGGAGCCAGTCGGGCACTACGCGGTCCGGATCCTCTTCGACGACCTGCACGACACCGGCATCTACAGCTGGACGGTGCTGCGCCGGATGGGTGAGGAGCAGGAGGCCTGGTGGCCCGCCTACGAGGCCGAGCTGGCATCCAAGGGGCTATCGCGCGATCCCTCCGCCCGGCCGGACCGTGCCGAGGCGGGGGGCGCCTGCAAGACCAACGGCTGCGGTTAG
- a CDS encoding DUF3597 domain-containing protein: protein MSIFSSILNKIFHPAGAAQAATPAGSDQAPAGGATPAATPAGAPPAGGGSAPAPGQEVDVESVLEGIAAQKGGGGNWRTSIVDLLKMLDLDSSLDARKQLANELNVHAGADGSAEQNIALSKAVWQQLAQNGGKVPDSLKH from the coding sequence ATGAGCATTTTCAGCTCGATCCTGAACAAGATCTTCCACCCCGCCGGCGCGGCACAGGCCGCCACCCCGGCCGGTTCCGACCAGGCACCGGCCGGGGGCGCCACCCCCGCAGCGACCCCGGCGGGTGCACCCCCGGCCGGCGGTGGATCGGCCCCGGCGCCCGGCCAGGAGGTGGATGTCGAATCCGTGCTGGAGGGGATCGCCGCGCAGAAGGGCGGCGGCGGCAACTGGCGCACCTCGATCGTCGATCTGCTGAAGATGCTGGACCTCGATTCCAGCCTGGATGCGCGCAAGCAGCTCGCGAACGAGCTCAACGTGCATGCCGGCGCGGATGGCAGCGCCGAGCAGAACATCGCCCTGTCCAAGGCCGTTTGGCAGCAGCTCGCCCAGAATGGCGGCAAGGTGCCCGACAGCCTGAAGCACTGA
- the htpG gene encoding molecular chaperone HtpG, which yields MSETLERHEFGAEVGRLLDLVVHALYSDREIFLRELVANAADAVDRRRFEALTDGTLGLPAEARVRIVPDKAARTLTISDPGIGMSKAELAQHLGTIARSGTLAFTRSLAEAQAAEKPSLIGQFGVGFYSAFMVADRVEVTSRRAGGEEAWCWASEGQGSYTLAPAERAEPGTDIVLHMKADAEEFLEPFRLQAIIRKWADHITIPITVARDGQDEPANEGTALWRKPKSEVTEEQYTEFYRHVAHAFDEPWATLHWRAEGTLDYSALLFIPGMKPFQAVEDERQSRVRLHVRRMFITDEAGLLPPWLRFVAGVVDTEDLPLNVSREMLQSTPVLARIRKAVTNRVLSDLKTRARDEADYAKFWENFGPVLKEGAWEDADHRKEVAALLRFRSSSVEGWTSLADYVARMKEGQEAIYFLLGDDPAALAHSPQLEGFRAKGVEVLLLSDGIDAFWPERLAEFEGKPIRSITQGVVDLSKIAGGAEEGEAADVGELLARLKEELKDEVGEVRATDRLVESAVVLAAPPYGPDLQMQRMLRRAGRGSGAGLPVLEINPRHPLIRRLAESVATDTALAEKAGLLLDLARVQDGDTPRDPAGFARRVAAALAF from the coding sequence GTGAGCGAGACGCTGGAGCGGCACGAATTCGGCGCCGAGGTGGGGCGCCTTCTCGATCTGGTCGTGCACGCGCTCTATTCCGACCGCGAGATCTTCCTGCGCGAACTGGTGGCCAATGCCGCCGATGCCGTGGACCGGCGGCGCTTCGAGGCGCTGACCGACGGCACGCTGGGCCTGCCGGCCGAGGCCAGGGTCCGGATCGTGCCCGACAAGGCGGCAAGGACGCTGACCATCTCCGATCCCGGCATCGGCATGAGCAAGGCCGAGCTGGCGCAGCATCTGGGCACCATCGCCCGCTCCGGCACGCTGGCCTTCACCCGCTCGCTGGCCGAGGCACAGGCCGCGGAGAAGCCCAGCCTGATCGGCCAGTTCGGCGTCGGCTTCTACTCCGCCTTCATGGTGGCGGATCGGGTCGAGGTCACCTCCCGCCGCGCCGGCGGCGAGGAGGCCTGGTGCTGGGCCTCGGAAGGCCAGGGCAGCTACACCCTCGCCCCCGCCGAACGGGCCGAGCCCGGCACGGATATCGTGCTGCACATGAAGGCGGATGCGGAGGAGTTCCTGGAGCCCTTCCGGCTGCAGGCGATCATCCGCAAATGGGCCGACCACATCACCATCCCCATCACCGTGGCGCGGGATGGCCAGGACGAGCCCGCCAACGAGGGCACCGCGCTCTGGCGCAAGCCGAAATCCGAGGTGACGGAGGAGCAGTACACCGAGTTCTACCGCCACGTCGCCCATGCCTTCGACGAGCCCTGGGCCACGCTGCACTGGCGCGCGGAGGGCACGCTGGATTACAGCGCGCTGCTCTTCATCCCCGGCATGAAGCCCTTCCAGGCGGTGGAGGACGAGCGGCAGAGCCGCGTGCGCCTGCATGTCCGCCGCATGTTCATCACCGACGAGGCCGGGCTGCTGCCGCCCTGGCTGCGCTTCGTCGCCGGCGTGGTGGACACCGAGGACCTGCCGCTGAACGTCAGCCGCGAGATGCTGCAATCCACCCCCGTCCTGGCACGCATCCGCAAGGCGGTGACGAACCGCGTCCTGTCCGATCTGAAGACGCGCGCCAGGGATGAGGCGGACTACGCGAAGTTCTGGGAGAATTTCGGCCCGGTCCTGAAGGAAGGCGCCTGGGAGGATGCCGACCACCGCAAGGAGGTGGCGGCGCTGCTGCGCTTCCGTTCCTCGTCGGTGGAGGGCTGGACCTCGCTCGCCGACTATGTCGCGCGGATGAAGGAGGGGCAGGAGGCGATTTACTTCCTGCTCGGCGATGATCCGGCCGCCCTGGCACACTCGCCGCAGTTGGAGGGCTTCCGCGCCAAGGGCGTGGAGGTGCTGCTGCTGTCCGACGGCATCGACGCCTTCTGGCCAGAGCGCCTCGCGGAGTTCGAGGGCAAGCCGATCCGCAGCATCACCCAGGGCGTGGTGGACCTGTCGAAGATCGCGGGTGGCGCGGAGGAGGGCGAGGCCGCCGATGTCGGCGAGTTGCTCGCCCGGCTGAAGGAAGAGCTGAAGGACGAGGTCGGCGAGGTCCGCGCGACGGACCGGCTGGTGGAAAGCGCCGTGGTCCTGGCCGCCCCGCCCTATGGCCCCGACCTGCAGATGCAGCGCATGTTGCGCCGCGCCGGGCGGGGCAGCGGCGCCGGCCTGCCGGTGCTGGAGATCAACCCGCGCCATCCGCTGATCCGCAGGCTGGCCGAGAGCGTGGCGACGGACACGGCGCTGGCGGAGAAGGCGGGCCTGCTGCTCGACCTTGCCCGGGTGCAGGATGGCGACACGCCCCGCGATCCGGCCGGCTTCGCCCGGCGCGTTGCCGCCGCGCTCGCCTTCTGA
- a CDS encoding helix-turn-helix domain-containing protein: protein MAERGGGLIFPVRMIEPFPEISPMAERIEARLERLDLDPASATKKAGLSPGAIERILTGQAPSPRGTPLRKLAEVLECSVSYLVGLDPDVPPPPELLAEEQGDFGLLSGDQEALLRAYGRLDMASKQALLHVARKMAGPEPEPEAKPARGERKGRRKG, encoded by the coding sequence TTGGCGGAGCGGGGTGGCGGGCTCATCTTCCCGGTCCGCATGATCGAGCCCTTCCCCGAGATCTCCCCGATGGCCGAGCGAATCGAGGCGAGGCTGGAACGCCTGGACCTCGACCCCGCCAGCGCCACGAAGAAGGCCGGGCTGTCGCCGGGGGCCATCGAGCGCATCCTGACGGGACAGGCGCCCAGCCCGCGTGGCACGCCGCTGCGCAAGCTGGCGGAGGTGCTGGAATGCTCGGTCTCCTACCTCGTGGGGCTGGACCCGGACGTGCCGCCCCCGCCCGAGCTGCTGGCGGAGGAACAGGGGGATTTCGGCCTGCTGTCCGGTGACCAGGAGGCACTGCTGCGGGCCTATGGCCGGCTGGACATGGCCTCGAAGCAGGCCCTGCTGCACGTCGCCCGGAAGATGGCCGGCCCCGAGCCGGAGCCGGAGGCAAAGCCCGCCAGAGGCGAGCGCAAGGGACGGCGCAAGGGCTGA